In the Campylobacter concisus ATCC 51562 genome, one interval contains:
- the nikR gene encoding nickel-responsive transcriptional regulator NikR, translated as MDSVIRFSVSLPSQLLDELDKKVSEQGYASRSEFTRDLIREKIVSDSWKDASEELIGVLTLIYMHHHNDLVNKKMDIEHSSDVKIICTNHVHVDHHNCLETISIRGEAGKIERFAERIAGLKGVKFSKLTRAAIPRF; from the coding sequence ATGGATAGTGTTATACGTTTTAGTGTTTCTTTACCTAGTCAGTTACTTGACGAACTAGATAAAAAGGTTAGCGAACAAGGCTACGCTTCTAGGAGCGAATTTACGAGGGATTTAATACGCGAAAAGATCGTAAGTGATAGCTGGAAGGACGCTAGTGAGGAGTTGATCGGGGTTTTGACGCTCATTTATATGCATCATCACAACGATTTGGTGAATAAAAAGATGGATATAGAGCATAGCTCTGATGTGAAAATCATCTGTACAAACCATGTTCATGTCGATCACCATAACTGCTTAGAAACGATTTCAATAAGAGGCGAGGCGGGCAAAATTGAACGCTTTGCTGAAAGGATCGCCGGCTTAAAGGGCGTAAAATTTTCTAAACTCACAAGGGCAGCTATTCCTAGGTTTTAG
- the pta gene encoding phosphate acetyltransferase yields the protein MKSCYVFTDKNLAHLQEIIATKFKKVEIFKIIPDENDKNNLINSNEKEFFLKFIDKFEELKAKSDFVIVLGCESFSVFGKSELNLKLARNLNAPIFDKNASELKALNPNSKLLITDKFDEILSYKADIITPFKFQSLLLKRAKATNKTVILPESDDERILKAAHIVLEKDAANIILLGLENEISKKAAALGLNLSKAKVINPEQNELTDEFAKKIYELRKHKGVDEVKANMLAKDKIYFATMLIHEGLADALVSGATMSTADTIRPALQIIKTKPNVSVVSGAFFMALEEEILLFADCAVTPNPSADELASITLSSAQTASAFGLNPKIAMLSYSTADSGSGADVDFVKEAAKKASELDANLKIAAPIQFDAAVDLSVASKKMPNSEVAGYANVFIFPNLNCGNICYKAVQRSANALAVGPILQGLKKPVNDLSRGCLVEDVVNTILISAIQAGE from the coding sequence ATGAAAAGTTGTTACGTTTTTACAGACAAAAATTTAGCACATCTACAAGAAATTATAGCTACAAAATTCAAAAAAGTTGAGATTTTTAAGATAATCCCAGATGAAAACGATAAAAATAACTTAATAAATTCAAATGAAAAAGAGTTTTTTCTCAAATTTATAGATAAATTTGAGGAGCTAAAAGCCAAAAGCGACTTTGTCATAGTTCTTGGTTGTGAGAGCTTTAGTGTCTTTGGTAAAAGCGAGCTAAATTTAAAGCTAGCAAGAAATTTAAACGCTCCAATTTTTGACAAAAACGCAAGCGAGCTAAAAGCGCTAAATCCAAACTCAAAGCTTCTAATCACCGATAAATTTGATGAAATTTTGAGCTACAAAGCTGACATCATCACACCATTTAAATTTCAAAGCTTGCTTCTAAAAAGAGCTAAAGCGACAAACAAGACCGTCATTTTGCCTGAAAGTGACGATGAGAGAATTTTAAAAGCGGCTCATATCGTACTAGAAAAAGACGCGGCAAATATCATCTTGCTAGGACTTGAAAATGAAATTTCAAAAAAAGCGGCCGCTTTGGGGCTAAATCTAAGCAAAGCCAAAGTGATCAACCCAGAACAAAACGAGCTAACAGACGAGTTTGCAAAGAAAATTTATGAGCTAAGAAAGCATAAAGGCGTGGACGAAGTCAAGGCAAATATGCTTGCAAAAGATAAAATTTACTTTGCTACGATGCTAATTCATGAAGGCTTAGCCGATGCCTTGGTAAGTGGCGCTACGATGAGCACGGCTGATACGATCCGCCCAGCCTTGCAGATAATAAAAACAAAGCCAAATGTAAGCGTGGTAAGTGGGGCATTTTTCATGGCACTTGAAGAAGAAATTTTGCTTTTTGCCGACTGCGCCGTCACGCCAAATCCAAGCGCAGATGAGCTAGCTAGTATTACTCTAAGCAGCGCTCAAACGGCAAGTGCCTTTGGTCTTAACCCAAAGATCGCTATGCTGAGCTACTCTACGGCTGATAGTGGTAGCGGGGCTGATGTGGATTTTGTAAAAGAAGCTGCCAAAAAGGCGAGCGAGCTTGATGCAAATTTAAAGATCGCAGCACCCATTCAGTTTGATGCAGCAGTTGATCTAAGCGTGGCTAGCAAAAAAATGCCAAACTCAGAGGTTGCTGGGTATGCAAATGTATTTATCTTTCCAAATTTAAACTGCGGAAATATCTGTTACAAAGCAGTTCAGCGAAGTGCAAACGCCCTAGCTGTGGGTCCGATACTTCAAGGATTAAAAAAGCCGGTTAATGACCTAAGCCGCGGTTGCCTCGTTGAAGACGTGGTAAATACTATCTTAATCAGTGCCATACAAGCAGGAGAATAA
- a CDS encoding HyaD/HybD family hydrogenase maturation endopeptidase — translation MRVLVLGIGNVMFADEGIGVHFVNLMANNYKFTSSKNELTLMDGGTLALALTHIISEFDYLIVVDCISANGASVGDVYFFDFLNVPNFISWDGSAHEIEMLQTLHLMELAGDRPTTKILGIVPSRIESSNFSLSDEVINASVILEKTLLNHLKELDFKCEKVANFTLNDIVDEYAKKGLK, via the coding sequence ATGAGAGTGCTGGTTCTTGGTATCGGCAACGTGATGTTTGCCGATGAGGGCATAGGTGTTCATTTTGTAAATTTGATGGCTAATAACTATAAATTTACAAGTTCTAAAAACGAGCTTACTCTAATGGATGGGGGCACTTTAGCCCTCGCCCTAACTCACATAATAAGCGAATTTGACTATCTTATCGTCGTTGATTGCATTAGCGCAAATGGCGCAAGCGTGGGAGATGTTTATTTTTTCGACTTTCTAAATGTACCAAATTTTATCAGCTGGGACGGCTCGGCTCACGAGATAGAGATGCTTCAGACCCTTCATCTAATGGAGCTTGCGGGCGATAGACCTACGACTAAAATTTTAGGTATCGTGCCTAGCCGCATAGAATCATCAAATTTTAGCCTCTCAGATGAGGTTATAAACGCTTCTGTAATTTTAGAAAAAACGCTGCTTAATCACTTAAAAGAGCTTGATTTTAAGTGTGAAAAGGTGGCAAATTTTACCCTAAATGATATCGTTGATGAATACGCTAAAAAAGGTTTAAAATGA
- the flgH gene encoding flagellar basal body L-ring protein FlgH, translating to MNHKTIWLVLSAGIICTGCTPSADPHINMKPPVYVEQLPSKDSGTGQSNAGSLFGKGENPLFSDRKAMNVNDIVTIVISENASQTSTGSKSTNKDSTISLGGGVFTAGAAPLSTVADNLNKYGDIGFKAGGGNKFTGSGTSNRSEKFTATISARIIKILNNGNYFIEGSRELLINGEKQIMQVSGVIRPYDISQNNEIDSKYIADAKILYKTEGELDKSTKKPWGTRLMEAIWPF from the coding sequence ATGAACCATAAAACGATTTGGCTCGTCTTGTCTGCGGGCATTATTTGCACTGGCTGCACACCAAGTGCTGATCCTCATATCAATATGAAACCCCCAGTTTATGTCGAGCAACTCCCTTCAAAAGATAGTGGAACCGGACAAAGCAACGCTGGCAGCCTCTTTGGTAAGGGCGAGAATCCGCTATTTTCAGACAGAAAGGCGATGAATGTAAATGATATCGTGACTATCGTTATCTCAGAAAATGCAAGCCAAACTTCAACTGGTAGCAAAAGTACCAACAAAGATAGCACTATCTCGCTTGGTGGCGGTGTTTTCACAGCTGGGGCTGCACCGCTTTCAACTGTGGCTGATAATCTAAATAAATACGGTGACATCGGCTTTAAAGCAGGTGGCGGCAATAAATTTACAGGAAGTGGTACGAGTAACAGAAGCGAGAAATTTACCGCAACCATTTCAGCCAGGATCATAAAAATACTAAATAATGGCAATTACTTTATCGAGGGTAGCCGTGAGCTACTTATAAACGGCGAAAAGCAGATCATGCAAGTAAGTGGTGTCATCAGACCTTACGACATTTCACAAAACAACGAAATCGACTCAAAATATATAGCTGATGCTAAAATTTTGTATAAAACAGAGGGTGAGCTAGACAAATCTACCAAAAAACCTTGGGGCACAAGGCTTATGGAAGCTATCTGGCCATTTTAA
- a CDS encoding nickel-dependent hydrogenase large subunit, producing the protein MSEKRIVIDPITRIEGHLRIEVVVDENNIVKEAYSGSTLWRGLEQIVKGRDPRDAGFFMQRICGVCTYSHYRAGIIAVENALGIKPPLNAELTRTLMNAALYLHDHIVHFYQLHGMDWADVVSALSADVHKASEEAFKYTDLPFATGADKLKEVKERVEAFVKKGNLGPFANAYWGHSTYKFTPEQNLIVLSHYLECLRIQRTAAQMMAIFGAKNPHPQSLTVGGVTCVMDLMDPARMGEYMSKFAEIKEFVDRAYYPDILMVAKAYGNEPSVLNDVGVANLLCYDEFLIGKNDHLFKGGYILNGDLNKVYDIDENKITEEATRSWYKNDKALHPYDGETEANYTGLIDGESIDAEGKLAHSKLFDTKGKYSWIKAPRYDGMSMQVGPIASIVINYARGNERVKKVVDEFLAKSGLPLSAVFSTLGRTATRMLEAKVVAEHTMDAFNALVENLKSDQETCAKYVIDNKKEYKGNFQGNAPRGALSHWCRIKDGVITNWQAVVPSTWNASPKDAQNQMGSYEACLVGLKIADLSKPLEIIRKIHSYDPCIACAVHVMDTKGNDLSTYKINPNL; encoded by the coding sequence ATGAGTGAAAAAAGAATAGTAATAGACCCTATAACACGTATCGAGGGACACTTAAGAATAGAAGTTGTTGTAGATGAAAATAATATCGTAAAAGAGGCGTATTCTGGCTCAACTCTTTGGAGAGGCTTAGAGCAGATCGTAAAAGGTAGAGATCCAAGAGATGCTGGCTTTTTCATGCAAAGAATTTGTGGTGTTTGTACATACTCACACTACCGAGCAGGCATTATCGCAGTTGAAAATGCTCTTGGTATCAAGCCTCCGTTAAATGCAGAGCTAACTAGAACGCTTATGAACGCAGCTTTATATCTTCACGATCACATCGTACATTTTTATCAGCTTCATGGCATGGACTGGGCAGACGTGGTCTCTGCACTAAGCGCAGATGTGCATAAAGCTAGCGAAGAGGCGTTTAAATACACTGATTTGCCATTTGCCACGGGAGCTGATAAGCTAAAAGAGGTAAAAGAGAGAGTTGAAGCCTTTGTTAAAAAGGGCAATCTTGGACCATTTGCCAACGCATACTGGGGACATAGTACATATAAATTTACTCCAGAGCAAAATTTAATCGTCCTCTCTCACTACTTAGAGTGCTTAAGGATTCAAAGAACAGCAGCTCAGATGATGGCAATCTTTGGCGCAAAAAACCCACATCCACAAAGCCTAACAGTTGGCGGTGTGACCTGTGTGATGGACCTTATGGATCCAGCTAGAATGGGCGAATATATGAGTAAATTTGCCGAGATCAAAGAATTTGTTGATAGAGCTTACTATCCAGATATCTTGATGGTGGCTAAAGCTTATGGTAATGAGCCAAGCGTTCTAAACGACGTTGGTGTGGCAAATTTACTCTGCTACGATGAGTTTTTGATCGGCAAAAATGACCATCTATTTAAAGGTGGCTATATTTTAAATGGCGATCTTAACAAGGTTTATGATATCGATGAAAATAAAATCACCGAAGAAGCTACTAGGTCTTGGTATAAAAACGACAAAGCACTTCACCCATATGACGGCGAGACTGAGGCAAACTACACAGGCCTTATTGACGGCGAGAGCATAGACGCCGAGGGTAAATTAGCTCACAGTAAGCTTTTTGATACAAAAGGCAAATATAGCTGGATCAAAGCGCCAAGATATGATGGCATGTCTATGCAAGTAGGACCAATAGCAAGTATCGTTATAAACTACGCTAGAGGCAATGAAAGAGTTAAAAAGGTAGTTGATGAGTTTTTAGCAAAGAGTGGCTTGCCATTAAGCGCAGTTTTCTCAACTCTAGGCAGAACCGCTACTCGTATGCTTGAGGCAAAAGTAGTCGCAGAGCATACAATGGACGCATTTAATGCCTTAGTAGAAAATTTAAAATCAGATCAAGAGACCTGCGCAAAATATGTAATCGATAACAAAAAAGAGTACAAAGGAAATTTCCAAGGCAATGCTCCAAGAGGTGCGCTTAGCCACTGGTGCCGCATAAAAGATGGTGTTATCACAAACTGGCAAGCAGTCGTGCCAAGCACATGGAACGCCTCTCCAAAAGACGCACAAAATCAAATGGGCAGCTACGAAGCGTGCTTAGTTGGTTTAAAGATCGCTGATCTTTCAAAACCACTTGAGATAATACGAAAAATTCACTCTTACGATCCTTGCATCGCGTGTGCTGTGCATGTTATGGATACGAAGGGAAATGATTTGAGTACTTATAAGATAAATCCAAATTTGTAA
- the hypF gene encoding carbamoyltransferase HypF encodes MRSSFRYEIKGLVQGVGFRPFVYTLADKFALVGEIYNDDEGVKLNFSGEEASFLAFEKELYEKLPALARIDELKKIKIDKIYEKLEIIASKSATKQAPILPDYALCDDCLREFYDPTNPRYKYPFINCTNCGPRFSIIKALPYDRVNTTMNEFKMCKFCESEYKDPLNRRYHAEPISCPNCGPKLYLKDKFGKVLASKNEAAKEAAGLINEGKILAIKGLGGFHLVCDATNEAVVCELRARKHRPSKPFALMSKNLQNARKIAQISEAEAKLLSSNLKPIVLLEAKNGSNIAKSVAPNLNKLGVMLAFSGIHLLLFDYLEHDIIATSANISGEVVIKDESELREKLGDVIDFYLDHDREIYSPSDDSIAFCVGDEVIFTRTSRGLNPNFIHTNFKQKGTFLALGAELKSSFCIYKDGLLMVSPYIGDLKNVATFDRFKDIFTLFETTYDLKIDKVIADLHPNFLNTKWAKDQGFELVYLQHHYAHLLSVIFENDLADKKYLGFCFDGTGYGEDGKIWGGEVFRLDKKNYERVYHFDEFSLFGGENSIKNIYLIAYSIILKYSLEDEAGKFLVNFDEKMLANFKKMEQKGLNLIKTSSVGRIFDAFGVIICGLFHSSFEGESGMRLEALYDKNLDACYKFSLDNGVIGFKEAFKSALKDEPRVAATAFINGLADIIFEISKKEKMEILLSGGVFQNKTLLELIYKKFTKVNLKFYINKKFCSNDSNVNLGQIYYYLSTFSNK; translated from the coding sequence TTGAGATCAAGCTTTAGATATGAGATCAAAGGCTTAGTTCAAGGCGTTGGTTTTAGACCCTTTGTCTATACTTTAGCGGATAAATTTGCCCTTGTTGGCGAAATTTACAACGATGATGAGGGCGTGAAGCTAAATTTTAGCGGCGAAGAGGCTAGCTTTTTGGCTTTTGAAAAAGAGCTTTATGAGAAGCTACCAGCCCTTGCTAGGATCGATGAGCTAAAGAAGATTAAGATAGATAAAATTTATGAAAAGCTTGAGATCATCGCTTCAAAATCAGCCACCAAACAAGCGCCTATCTTGCCTGATTACGCGCTTTGCGATGACTGCTTGCGCGAGTTTTATGACCCTACAAATCCACGCTACAAATACCCATTTATAAACTGCACCAACTGCGGACCGAGATTTTCCATCATCAAAGCATTGCCTTATGACAGAGTAAATACGACGATGAACGAGTTTAAGATGTGTAAATTTTGTGAGAGCGAGTACAAAGACCCGCTTAATCGCCGCTACCACGCAGAGCCGATCTCTTGCCCAAACTGCGGACCAAAACTCTATCTAAAAGATAAATTTGGCAAGGTGCTTGCCAGTAAAAACGAAGCAGCCAAAGAAGCGGCTGGGCTCATAAACGAGGGCAAAATTTTAGCCATCAAAGGGCTTGGTGGCTTTCATCTAGTTTGCGACGCGACAAATGAAGCTGTAGTTTGTGAGCTAAGAGCTAGAAAACACCGCCCAAGCAAGCCATTTGCGCTGATGAGTAAAAATTTGCAAAACGCTAGAAAAATAGCGCAAATTTCAGAAGCAGAGGCGAAGCTTCTTAGCTCAAATTTAAAGCCGATCGTCCTACTGGAGGCAAAAAACGGCTCAAATATCGCAAAAAGTGTTGCGCCAAATTTAAATAAGCTTGGCGTCATGCTCGCATTTAGCGGCATACATCTTTTGCTTTTTGACTATCTTGAACACGACATCATCGCAACTAGCGCAAATATCTCAGGTGAAGTCGTGATAAAAGATGAGAGTGAGCTAAGAGAGAAACTAGGTGACGTTATAGACTTTTACCTTGATCACGACCGAGAAATTTACTCGCCAAGTGACGATAGTATCGCATTTTGTGTTGGTGATGAAGTGATTTTTACAAGAACGAGCCGTGGCTTAAATCCAAATTTCATTCATACAAATTTCAAGCAAAAAGGGACATTTTTAGCCCTTGGAGCGGAGCTAAAAAGCTCATTTTGCATCTATAAAGACGGACTTTTGATGGTTAGCCCATATATAGGAGATCTAAAAAATGTGGCGACTTTTGATAGATTTAAGGATATTTTTACCCTTTTTGAAACGACTTATGATCTAAAAATAGACAAAGTTATAGCCGATCTGCATCCAAATTTTTTAAATACAAAATGGGCGAAGGATCAGGGCTTTGAGCTAGTTTATTTGCAGCACCACTACGCGCATCTGCTAAGCGTGATCTTTGAAAACGATCTAGCAGATAAAAAGTACCTTGGCTTTTGTTTTGACGGCACTGGATACGGGGAGGATGGCAAAATTTGGGGTGGAGAGGTCTTTAGGCTAGATAAAAAGAATTACGAGCGTGTTTATCACTTTGATGAATTTAGCCTATTTGGGGGCGAAAACAGCATCAAAAATATTTATCTAATCGCATATTCTATTATTTTAAAATACTCTCTTGAGGACGAAGCTGGTAAATTTTTAGTAAATTTTGATGAAAAAATGCTTGCAAATTTTAAAAAAATGGAGCAAAAAGGACTAAACTTAATAAAGACTAGCTCGGTTGGTAGGATATTTGACGCATTTGGAGTGATTATTTGTGGGCTTTTTCACTCTAGTTTTGAGGGCGAGAGTGGTATGAGGCTTGAAGCACTTTATGATAAAAATTTAGATGCGTGTTATAAATTTAGCCTAGATAATGGAGTGATCGGCTTTAAAGAAGCTTTTAAAAGTGCTTTAAAAGATGAGCCAAGAGTGGCTGCAACGGCATTTATAAATGGCTTGGCTGATATTATTTTTGAAATTTCAAAAAAAGAAAAAATGGAAATTTTACTAAGCGGCGGAGTTTTTCAAAATAAGACTTTACTCGAACTTATTTACAAAAAATTTACTAAAGTAAATTTGAAATTTTATATCAATAAAAAATTCTGTAGCAACGATTCTAACGTAAATTTAGGGCAAATTTATTATTATTTATCCACATTTTCTAATAAGTGA
- a CDS encoding Na+/H+ antiporter NhaA, giving the protein MGFRNFWDFFIDEVSGGIFLIAAALVAFIFENVFLSSFYNSFLQIDTRLNFGKSPIQKPLILLVNDSLMAVFFFLLGFRLKREIFKAKLRSLAQATLLKIFIIGGILASVFFYILNHNYIFC; this is encoded by the coding sequence ATGGGTTTTAGGAATTTTTGGGATTTTTTTATAGATGAAGTTAGTGGTGGTATTTTTCTTATCGCTGCTGCTTTAGTGGCATTTATCTTTGAAAATGTTTTTTTAAGTAGTTTTTATAACTCATTTTTACAAATCGATACAAGGCTAAATTTTGGCAAATCGCCGATACAAAAGCCCCTTATCCTTTTGGTAAATGATAGTTTGATGGCCGTTTTTTTCTTTTTACTTGGGTTTAGGCTTAAGCGAGAAATTTTTAAAGCAAAGCTTAGGAGTCTGGCCCAAGCTACCTTGCTAAAAATTTTTATCATCGGTGGCATTTTAGCTTCTGTATTTTTTTATATTTTAAATCACAATTATATTTTTTGTTGA
- the cybH gene encoding Ni/Fe-hydrogenase, b-type cytochrome subunit — translation MSHKNADRISEYEFSIGVRLTHWIRFAAITLLVVSGYYISYVFVSPEITSEPTNFMQAKWRMAHQIAGFVLIAAFIFKFYLFVFDKHSKKEWMSVVDFLNPKIWIAQIKYYLFMGPHPHLRGVYNPLQFASYFFFYLILTLICLSGLVLYVHVYHEGLGGALYEPARFFEELMGGLANVRTIHRICMWVIMIFVPIHVYMAVFNAVKGKNGAMDAIVSGYKFVKEH, via the coding sequence ATGTCACATAAAAATGCTGACAGGATCAGCGAATACGAATTCTCCATCGGCGTTAGGCTGACACACTGGATTAGATTTGCAGCGATCACACTTTTAGTTGTGAGTGGCTACTATATCTCGTACGTTTTTGTGAGTCCAGAGATCACGAGCGAGCCTACAAATTTTATGCAAGCAAAGTGGCGTATGGCTCACCAGATCGCTGGCTTTGTGCTAATAGCGGCGTTTATCTTTAAATTTTATCTATTTGTCTTTGATAAACATAGTAAAAAAGAGTGGATGAGTGTGGTTGATTTTCTAAATCCAAAAATTTGGATCGCACAGATCAAATACTATCTTTTTATGGGGCCACATCCGCATTTAAGGGGCGTTTATAATCCTTTGCAGTTTGCCTCATACTTTTTCTTTTATCTTATTTTGACTCTTATTTGCCTAAGCGGTCTTGTGCTTTATGTTCATGTTTATCATGAGGGACTTGGCGGAGCACTTTATGAGCCAGCTAGGTTTTTTGAAGAGCTTATGGGCGGACTAGCAAATGTCAGAACGATACATAGAATTTGTATGTGGGTCATTATGATTTTTGTGCCGATTCATGTTTATATGGCAGTATTTAACGCTGTTAAAGGCAAAAATGGAGCGATGGACGCCATCGTTAGTGGCTATAAATTTGTAAAAGAACACTGA
- a CDS encoding hydrogenase small subunit has protein sequence MNNDLRQKIDRRLSELSALPKMKSDSSIAQLLKDKGFTRRDFMKWAGAMTAFMALPSAMTPMVARAAELSDRLPVIWLHMAECTGCSESLLRTDAPSIDSLIFDYISLEYHETIMAASGWQAEENLESAIEKYKGRYILLVEGGIPTGATENFLTVGPHGTTGKTHAVNASKDAAAIFAIGTCSSFGGIQAARPNPSNSVGLSKVTDKPVINVAGCPPSEKNIVGNVLHFLLFGTLPALDVYNRPKWAYGLRIHDLCERRGHFDAGEFVQNFGDEGAKNGYCLYKVGCKGPYTFNNCSRERFNQHTSWPVQAGHGCIGCSEPDFWDTMGPFEEPMADRLFDTVLGLGADNVSDKVGIGILALTGIGIAAHAVIASMSKDKE, from the coding sequence ATGAATAATGACTTGCGTCAAAAGATAGATAGGCGCTTAAGTGAGCTTAGTGCGTTGCCTAAGATGAAAAGCGACTCAAGTATTGCGCAGCTTTTAAAAGATAAGGGCTTTACTAGGCGTGATTTTATGAAGTGGGCTGGTGCGATGACAGCTTTTATGGCTCTACCAAGTGCGATGACACCGATGGTTGCTCGTGCTGCTGAGCTTAGTGACAGGCTTCCTGTGATATGGCTTCATATGGCAGAATGCACAGGCTGTAGCGAGAGCTTACTAAGAACCGATGCTCCAAGCATAGATAGTCTTATATTTGACTACATAAGCCTTGAATACCACGAAACTATTATGGCAGCTTCTGGTTGGCAGGCTGAAGAAAATTTAGAGAGTGCGATCGAAAAATATAAAGGCAGATACATTTTGCTAGTTGAGGGTGGTATCCCAACTGGTGCGACTGAAAATTTCTTAACAGTTGGACCTCATGGCACAACAGGTAAAACTCATGCTGTAAATGCTTCAAAAGACGCAGCTGCTATCTTTGCGATCGGTACCTGTTCTAGCTTTGGTGGCATTCAAGCTGCAAGGCCAAATCCATCAAATTCAGTGGGACTTTCAAAGGTCACTGATAAGCCAGTTATTAATGTTGCGGGCTGTCCACCAAGTGAGAAAAATATCGTTGGCAACGTGCTTCACTTCTTACTTTTTGGCACACTTCCAGCGCTTGACGTTTATAATAGACCAAAATGGGCTTATGGTTTAAGAATTCACGATCTTTGCGAAAGACGTGGTCACTTTGACGCTGGCGAGTTTGTCCAAAACTTTGGCGACGAGGGTGCAAAAAATGGCTACTGCTTATATAAAGTAGGCTGTAAAGGTCCATATACATTTAATAACTGCTCACGCGAGAGATTTAACCAGCACACATCATGGCCAGTTCAAGCAGGTCACGGCTGTATAGGCTGCTCAGAGCCAGACTTCTGGGATACGATGGGACCATTTGAAGAGCCTATGGCAGATAGACTCTTTGATACTGTTTTGGGTCTTGGAGCTGATAATGTCAGCGATAAAGTTGGCATTGGAATTTTAGCTCTTACTGGCATTGGTATAGCAGCTCACGCTGTTATAGCTTCTATGAGTAAAGATAAAGAATAA
- a CDS encoding acetate kinase, with translation MRILVLNSGSSSIKFQLFAMDTKTSLASGLVEQIGSSSSRAVLKANGETYEIKRFIKDHHDGLEAMNELFVTSHTLHDLSELDGIGHRIVHGGESFFSSMIVDESVIKKIEEISPLAPLHNPGHLAGIKNAMKESKNVPHVVVFDTVFHQSMPEYAYRYALPYDVCKTHHIRKYGFHGTSHRYVCKQAAKMLGIEFDKFNAISLHLGNGASACAVQNGKSIDTSMGLSPLEGLIMGTRSGDMDPAVVIYLLNIGVLKWNEIDNFLNKKSGLFGICGSSDMREVVAKMQNDERAKLAFEMFCYRVKKYIGSYYAILGRVDVLIFTGGIGENAPNTRQKICDELKHLGIHINHDLNFQDMRGERCIDGDDAKIKTLIIPTNEELEIAIETARVIKESKAK, from the coding sequence ATGAGAATTTTGGTTTTAAACTCGGGTAGTAGCTCAATAAAATTTCAACTTTTTGCAATGGATACCAAAACCAGTCTAGCAAGCGGTCTAGTCGAGCAAATCGGTAGCTCCAGCTCAAGAGCGGTACTAAAAGCAAATGGCGAAACCTACGAGATAAAACGCTTCATAAAAGACCACCATGACGGACTTGAGGCGATGAACGAGCTCTTTGTCACTTCACACACCTTGCACGATCTAAGCGAGCTTGATGGTATCGGACACAGGATAGTTCACGGCGGCGAGAGCTTTTTTAGCTCGATGATCGTTGATGAGAGCGTCATCAAAAAGATCGAGGAGATAAGTCCACTTGCCCCTCTTCATAACCCAGGGCACCTTGCTGGCATTAAAAACGCAATGAAAGAGAGCAAAAATGTGCCTCACGTGGTCGTTTTTGACACGGTATTTCATCAAAGCATGCCAGAGTACGCCTACCGCTACGCTCTACCTTATGACGTTTGCAAGACTCATCATATCAGAAAATACGGCTTTCACGGCACATCGCATAGATACGTCTGCAAGCAAGCGGCCAAAATGCTTGGCATAGAATTTGATAAATTTAACGCTATCTCACTTCATCTAGGTAACGGCGCCTCAGCCTGTGCAGTACAAAATGGCAAAAGTATCGATACCTCGATGGGGCTTAGCCCACTTGAAGGGCTCATAATGGGTACAAGAAGTGGCGATATGGACCCAGCTGTGGTCATTTACTTGCTAAATATCGGCGTTTTAAAGTGGAACGAGATCGATAACTTTTTAAACAAAAAAAGCGGACTTTTTGGAATTTGTGGCTCAAGTGACATGAGAGAGGTCGTAGCCAAGATGCAAAACGATGAGCGAGCAAAGCTTGCATTTGAGATGTTTTGCTACCGAGTGAAAAAATATATTGGCTCATATTACGCCATTTTAGGACGCGTTGATGTACTTATATTTACTGGCGGTATCGGCGAAAATGCACCAAATACAAGGCAAAAAATTTGTGATGAATTAAAACATCTTGGCATTCACATAAATCACGATCTAAATTTCCAAGACATGCGAGGCGAGAGATGCATAGACGGGGATGACGCTAAGATAAAAACGCTTATCATCCCAACAAACGAAGAGCTAGAAATCGCGATAGAAACGGCTAGGGTCATAAAAGAGAGCAAAGCCAAATAA